The following coding sequences lie in one Funiculus sociatus GB2-C1 genomic window:
- a CDS encoding glutathione S-transferase family protein yields the protein MGLGVLVDGKWVSEREQEDDKGKFIRPSTTFRNKITADGSSGFKAEPGRYHLYISWACPWAQRTAIMRKLKGLEDVISLSAVGAVIDQNSWEFTDEPGAIPDTVNGKNYLWEVYVEADENYSGRVTVPVLWDKETATIVNNESREIIRMLDTEFENFAKSNVNFYPSDLQETVDKTIDAIYQPINNGVYRAGFATSQAAYEEGVTDLFDALDHWEKVLDRQRYLCGDHITEADWCMFTTLLRFDAVYYVHFKCNLRRIVDYPNLWNYLKDLYQQPGVKETCNLDHIKRHYYKSHPKVNPTRIVPKGPLIDFEAPHDREQRSHTPAAIA from the coding sequence ATGGGTTTGGGTGTTCTTGTTGATGGAAAATGGGTCAGCGAAAGGGAGCAAGAAGACGATAAAGGAAAATTTATTCGCCCCTCGACGACATTCCGCAACAAAATTACAGCCGATGGTTCTAGTGGTTTTAAGGCTGAGCCGGGCCGCTATCATCTGTATATTTCTTGGGCTTGTCCTTGGGCGCAGCGAACCGCGATTATGCGAAAATTGAAGGGGCTGGAGGATGTTATCAGCCTCTCAGCTGTTGGCGCGGTAATCGATCAAAATAGTTGGGAATTTACTGATGAGCCGGGTGCGATTCCTGATACTGTGAACGGAAAAAATTATCTTTGGGAAGTCTATGTGGAAGCAGATGAAAATTACAGCGGTCGTGTAACTGTTCCTGTGCTTTGGGATAAAGAAACTGCGACGATTGTAAATAATGAATCTCGCGAAATTATCCGGATGTTGGATACGGAATTCGAGAATTTCGCTAAGTCAAATGTAAATTTTTATCCCTCAGATTTACAGGAGACGGTTGATAAGACTATCGATGCTATTTATCAACCAATTAATAATGGCGTTTATCGGGCGGGATTTGCTACTAGCCAAGCAGCGTATGAGGAAGGCGTAACAGACTTATTCGATGCTCTCGACCATTGGGAAAAGGTGTTAGATAGGCAACGCTACCTTTGTGGCGATCACATAACTGAGGCAGACTGGTGCATGTTCACAACGCTGTTGCGCTTCGATGCGGTGTACTATGTCCATTTCAAATGCAACTTGCGCCGCATTGTTGACTATCCCAATCTGTGGAACTACCTCAAAGACCTTTACCAACAGCCGGGGGTGAAGGAAACTTGCAACCTAGACCACATCAAACGGCATTACTACAAAAGCCACCCAAAAGTCAACCCGACTCGAATTGTGCCTAAAGGGCCGTTAATTGATTTTGAGGCACCCCACGACCGCGAACAGCGATCGCATACGCCTGCGGCGATCGCCTGA
- a CDS encoding photosystem I assembly protein Ycf3 has translation MPRTQRNDNFIDKSFTVMADIILKILPTDKKAKEAFAYYRDGMSAQADGEYAEALDNYREALTLEEDPYDRSYILYNMGLIYASNGELEQALEYYYEAIELNPRIPQALNNIAVIFHYQGERAKEAGDMDSAEALYDKAAEYWKQAISMAPNNYIEAQNWLKTTGRSKIDVFF, from the coding sequence ATGCCAAGAACTCAACGCAACGACAACTTTATTGACAAAAGCTTCACGGTAATGGCGGATATAATCCTGAAGATCCTGCCAACCGATAAGAAGGCAAAAGAAGCCTTCGCCTACTACCGCGATGGTATGTCAGCGCAGGCGGATGGAGAATACGCCGAAGCCTTGGACAATTACAGGGAAGCCTTGACATTAGAGGAAGACCCTTACGACCGCAGCTATATCCTCTACAATATGGGGCTGATATACGCCAGCAATGGCGAACTTGAGCAGGCTTTGGAATACTACTATGAGGCGATTGAACTCAACCCGCGTATTCCCCAAGCTTTGAATAATATTGCCGTGATTTTCCATTACCAAGGAGAAAGGGCAAAAGAAGCTGGGGACATGGACAGCGCAGAAGCTTTATATGACAAAGCAGCCGAGTATTGGAAACAAGCAATAAGCATGGCTCCCAATAACTACATCGAAGCCCAAAACTGGCTCAAAACCACTGGTCGCTCAAAGATAGATGTATTCTTCTAG
- the gatC gene encoding Asp-tRNA(Asn)/Glu-tRNA(Gln) amidotransferase subunit GatC, whose amino-acid sequence MIDREQVRKVAHLARLDMNPEEEEQFTTQLGSILEYFEQLSELDVSDVEPTTRAIDVSNVTRPDEMEAYPNREAILTGAPDREEDFFKVPQILSAE is encoded by the coding sequence ATGATTGACCGCGAACAAGTTCGTAAAGTTGCCCATCTCGCTCGTCTGGATATGAACCCTGAAGAAGAGGAGCAATTTACTACTCAATTGGGTAGTATTTTAGAATATTTTGAACAACTGAGCGAACTAGATGTCAGTGATGTGGAGCCAACAACACGGGCAATTGATGTCAGCAATGTGACGCGACCCGATGAAATGGAAGCCTATCCCAATCGGGAAGCTATCCTTACTGGTGCGCCAGATCGAGAAGAGGATTTCTTTAAGGTGCCGCAAATTTTAAGTGCTGAATAA
- the aroA gene encoding 3-phosphoshikimate 1-carboxyvinyltransferase has product MPTAVVTLKTTEDRDNLIVQRPASGLSLQGHIRVPGDKSISHRALMLGAIAQGETQIQGLLLGEDPRSTASCFRAMGAEISELNTELVRVQGIGLGLLQEPVDILNAGNSGTTMRLMLGLLASHPGHFFTVTGDSSLRSRPMSRVVKPLQQMGAQIWGRQGGTLAPLAIQGQQLSPIHYQSPIASAQVKSCILLAGLMTEGQTTVTEPALSRDHSERMLRAFGAEIQLDPETNSATITGPAQLTGQNVIVPGDISSAAFWLVAGAIVPDSELWVENVGVNPTRTGILEALEMMGADIEMQNQRVVAGEPVADLRVRSSSLKACEIAGDLIPRLIDEIPILAVAAVFAQGTTVIRDAAELRVKESDRIAVMASQLNRMGARVTELPDGLEITGGTPLNGTDVDSHTDHRIAMSLAIAALNASGTTTINRAEAAAISYPNFTPTLQQICG; this is encoded by the coding sequence ATGCCTACCGCAGTTGTTACGCTGAAAACTACTGAAGATCGGGATAACTTAATCGTGCAAAGACCCGCATCCGGGCTATCCTTACAAGGACATATCCGGGTGCCGGGGGATAAGTCGATTTCTCACCGCGCCCTGATGTTGGGAGCGATCGCGCAAGGAGAAACCCAAATTCAGGGACTACTCTTAGGAGAAGACCCTCGCAGCACTGCTAGCTGTTTCCGAGCTATGGGGGCTGAAATTTCCGAACTCAACACAGAACTGGTGCGGGTTCAGGGTATCGGACTGGGGTTACTGCAAGAACCCGTTGATATTTTAAACGCTGGAAACTCAGGCACCACCATGCGACTAATGCTGGGACTTCTAGCTTCTCATCCAGGGCATTTTTTTACAGTTACGGGTGATAGTTCCCTGCGATCGCGTCCTATGTCCCGCGTTGTCAAACCATTACAACAAATGGGCGCACAAATTTGGGGGCGTCAGGGCGGTACTCTAGCACCACTGGCGATTCAAGGGCAGCAACTCTCACCAATCCACTACCAGTCGCCTATAGCCTCAGCACAAGTCAAATCCTGCATCCTTCTAGCTGGGTTGATGACCGAGGGACAAACCACTGTTACCGAACCTGCGCTGTCCCGCGACCACAGCGAAAGGATGCTACGAGCCTTTGGCGCAGAAATCCAGCTAGACCCGGAAACCAACAGCGCCACCATTACTGGGCCAGCCCAACTTACAGGACAAAATGTTATTGTTCCCGGCGATATCAGTTCAGCTGCCTTTTGGCTGGTCGCTGGGGCGATTGTACCGGATTCTGAGCTATGGGTTGAAAATGTCGGCGTCAATCCCACTCGCACGGGCATTCTGGAGGCTCTGGAGATGATGGGAGCGGATATTGAGATGCAAAATCAGCGGGTTGTTGCTGGCGAACCTGTGGCAGATTTACGGGTACGTTCTAGTTCCCTTAAGGCGTGCGAAATTGCTGGCGATTTGATTCCCCGTCTGATTGATGAAATACCGATTTTGGCAGTGGCGGCTGTTTTTGCCCAAGGAACTACCGTAATTCGGGATGCAGCTGAGTTGCGGGTGAAAGAAAGCGATCGCATTGCTGTCATGGCATCCCAACTCAATCGTATGGGAGCCAGGGTTACAGAACTACCAGATGGGCTAGAAATTACTGGCGGTACTCCCCTTAATGGGACTGATGTTGATAGTCATACCGACCACCGGATAGCCATGAGTCTCGCCATTGCCGCCCTCAACGCCTCTGGGACTACCACAATTAACCGTGCCGAAGCAGCGGCTATTTCCTACCCTAACTTCACGCCTACACTGCAACAAATCTGCGGTTAA
- a CDS encoding CHAT domain-containing protein — protein MTEIVAKPIEDIVPRKSSFLLRLVSFPGIVHRSLALLIGVLLLSESVAATPGRMGVSIAQQPATTEQEATRVAAERAFQEGFQLYEQGTAESLRQAITKLNDALPLYQAVGDKKGEAVTLLVIGKIYDDLGEKQKALEFYNQSLPLSRATGHKAGEGVTLNNIGAVYEALGEKQKALDFYNQSLPLSRATGDKAVTLNNIGRVYDALGEKEKALDYLNQSLPLSRATGDKAIEAFTLNYIGVVYSALGENQKALDFYNQSLPLSRATGDKVGEARTLNNIGAVYSALGEKQTALDFYNQSLPLRRATGDKAGVAVTLNNIGLVYADLGEKQTALDFYNQSLPLRRATGDKAGEARTLNGVAEVYGDLGEKQKALDYLNQSLPLSRATGDKATEAVTLNNIGAVYLALGEKQKALEFYNQSLPLKRATGDKAAEARTLTNIGRVYADLGEKQKALEFYNQSLPLSRATGDKAAEAVTLNNIGRFYADLGEKQKALEFYNQSLPLSRAIRAKATEAVTLYNFAYLERNRGNLNEAFTQMEAAIKIIEKLRTNIASQQFRASYFASVQNYYQFYIDLLMQLHKQQPSKGYDSLALNVSERAKARNLLELLTEANVNIRSRGDSKLIKQERTLQQQLNAAEQSRVKLLEGSYNNKQLAEIKKQIESLLSELDRVQAEVRVKNPAYAAISQPGAFTLNLQQIQQQVLDDNTLLLEYSLGSDRSYLWAVTKTGITSYELPKRADIEAAAKEFYNQLKSETGSLESGMKLSQILLSPVANQLTNKRLLIVSDGALQSIPFAALPIPTGTSPPTPSLQGEGSNSPAPPSLQGKGAGGLGFTPLLVQNEIVSLPSASTLGVLRSQLKGRKPAAKTVAVLADPIFTSDDKRLTSKPQQSNTTIASDAKRSAEEACRTSDLERLEYSSKEAEQILKLVPASQHLQALGSKASHATATSPDLAQYRMVHFATHGCVNEEQPQLSGLVLSLFDDKGNPTDNGFLRLHDIYNLNLPAELVVLSACETGLGKDVKGEGLIGLTRGFMYAGAKRVAVSLWRVNDVATSKLMEKYYQQMLDKGLNPVAALRAAQLEMWQTEQWKAPYYWAAFVVQGEWR, from the coding sequence ATGACTGAGATAGTAGCTAAACCCATTGAAGACATCGTGCCAAGAAAATCGTCTTTCCTGTTGCGCCTGGTATCGTTTCCAGGGATAGTCCATCGAAGTTTGGCGCTATTGATTGGTGTTCTGTTGTTGTCAGAGTCCGTAGCTGCCACACCGGGGCGCATGGGCGTAAGCATTGCCCAACAGCCAGCAACTACCGAGCAAGAAGCAACTCGCGTCGCAGCAGAACGAGCCTTTCAGGAGGGATTCCAACTCTATGAGCAAGGAACAGCAGAATCTCTACGACAGGCAATTACCAAATTGAACGACGCACTCCCCCTTTATCAAGCAGTCGGCGACAAAAAAGGGGAAGCCGTCACCCTCTTGGTCATCGGCAAAATCTACGACGATTTAGGAGAAAAGCAAAAAGCTCTGGAATTCTACAACCAATCCTTGCCCTTGAGTCGGGCTACTGGGCACAAGGCAGGGGAAGGCGTTACTCTCAACAACATCGGTGCAGTCTACGAGGCATTAGGAGAAAAGCAAAAAGCCCTGGATTTCTACAACCAATCCTTGCCCTTGAGTCGGGCTACTGGGGACAAGGCTGTTACCCTCAACAACATTGGTAGAGTCTACGACGCATTAGGAGAAAAGGAAAAAGCCCTGGACTACCTCAACCAATCCTTGCCCTTGAGTCGGGCTACTGGGGACAAGGCAATCGAAGCCTTCACCCTTAACTACATCGGTGTAGTTTACTCTGCCTTAGGAGAAAACCAAAAAGCCCTGGATTTCTACAACCAATCCTTGCCCTTGAGTCGGGCTACTGGGGACAAAGTAGGGGAAGCCCGTACTCTCAATAACATTGGTGCAGTCTACTCCGCATTAGGAGAAAAGCAAACAGCCCTGGATTTCTACAACCAATCCTTGCCCTTGAGACGGGCGACTGGGGACAAGGCTGGCGTTGCCGTTACCCTCAACAACATTGGTCTAGTCTACGCCGATTTAGGAGAAAAGCAAACAGCCCTGGATTTCTACAACCAATCCTTGCCCTTGAGACGGGCGACTGGGGACAAGGCAGGGGAAGCTCGTACTCTCAACGGCGTTGCTGAAGTCTACGGCGATTTAGGAGAAAAGCAAAAAGCCCTCGACTACCTCAACCAATCCTTGCCCTTGAGTCGGGCTACTGGGGACAAGGCAACCGAAGCGGTTACCCTCAATAACATCGGTGCAGTCTACCTCGCATTAGGAGAAAAGCAAAAAGCCCTGGAGTTCTACAACCAATCCTTGCCCTTAAAACGGGCGACTGGGGACAAGGCAGCAGAAGCTCGTACCCTCACTAACATTGGTAGAGTCTACGCCGATTTAGGAGAAAAGCAAAAAGCCCTGGAGTTCTACAACCAATCCTTGCCCTTGAGTCGGGCGACTGGGGACAAGGCAGCAGAAGCGGTTACCCTCAATAACATTGGTAGATTCTACGCCGATTTAGGAGAAAAGCAAAAAGCCCTGGAGTTCTACAACCAATCCTTGCCCTTGAGTCGGGCTATTAGGGCCAAGGCAACCGAAGCGGTTACTCTCTACAATTTCGCCTACCTAGAACGCAACCGAGGCAATCTCAATGAAGCTTTCACTCAAATGGAAGCTGCCATCAAAATCATTGAAAAACTCCGCACCAACATAGCAAGCCAGCAATTCCGCGCCTCTTACTTCGCTTCAGTGCAGAATTATTACCAGTTCTACATTGACCTGTTGATGCAGTTGCACAAACAGCAACCCTCCAAAGGATACGACTCTCTAGCCCTAAACGTCAGCGAACGTGCCAAGGCACGCAATCTTTTAGAACTCCTCACCGAAGCAAACGTTAACATTCGCTCTCGTGGAGACTCCAAATTAATTAAACAAGAGCGCACTTTACAACAGCAACTCAATGCCGCAGAACAAAGCCGCGTAAAACTCCTCGAAGGTTCCTATAACAACAAACAGTTAGCCGAGATCAAAAAACAAATTGAATCCCTCCTCAGCGAACTAGATCGAGTCCAAGCGGAAGTCCGCGTGAAAAACCCCGCCTATGCAGCAATCTCTCAACCGGGAGCCTTCACCCTCAACCTGCAACAAATTCAACAACAGGTACTTGATGACAACACCCTGCTATTGGAATATTCTCTAGGTAGCGATCGCAGCTATCTTTGGGCAGTCACTAAAACAGGCATTACCAGCTACGAACTCCCCAAACGCGCTGACATCGAAGCCGCAGCCAAGGAATTCTACAATCAACTTAAATCGGAAACAGGTAGCCTAGAATCTGGCATGAAATTGAGCCAGATTCTACTCTCTCCCGTAGCAAATCAACTAACTAACAAACGCTTACTCATCGTCAGCGACGGCGCATTGCAATCAATTCCCTTCGCCGCCCTCCCCATACCTACCGGAACCTCTCCCCCAACCCCTTCCCTGCAAGGGGAGGGGAGTAATTCTCCTGCACCCCCTTCCCTGCAAGGGAAGGGGGCTGGGGGGTTAGGTTTCACTCCTCTCCTCGTACAAAATGAAATCGTCAGCCTCCCCTCCGCCTCAACCTTAGGCGTATTAAGAAGTCAACTCAAAGGACGCAAACCTGCTGCAAAAACAGTCGCCGTCTTAGCAGATCCCATCTTCACCTCCGACGACAAGCGGTTGACATCTAAACCCCAGCAAAGCAACACTACAATTGCCAGCGACGCCAAACGATCTGCCGAAGAAGCTTGCCGCACCTCCGATCTCGAACGGCTTGAGTACAGCAGTAAAGAAGCCGAACAAATTCTCAAACTTGTACCTGCTTCTCAACACCTACAAGCCTTGGGTTCTAAAGCTTCTCACGCTACAGCCACCAGTCCCGACTTAGCTCAGTATCGCATGGTGCATTTCGCCACTCACGGCTGCGTCAACGAAGAGCAACCACAATTATCCGGCTTGGTGCTATCCCTGTTTGATGACAAAGGCAATCCGACAGATAATGGTTTCCTGCGTCTCCACGACATCTACAACCTCAATCTCCCCGCCGAACTCGTCGTCCTCAGCGCCTGCGAAACCGGACTGGGTAAAGATGTCAAGGGAGAAGGACTTATTGGGTTGACACGCGGCTTTATGTATGCAGGTGCAAAGCGAGTCGCTGTGAGTTTGTGGCGCGTCAACGATGTGGCAACGTCAAAGCTGATGGAGAAATACTACCAACAGATGCTGGACAAAGGGCTAAATCCGGTAGCAGCCTTGAGAGCAGCACAGTTAGAAATGTGGCAAACTGAGCAATGGAAAGCCCCTTACTACTGGGCAGCTTTTGTGGTGCAAGGCGAGTGGAGATAA